The proteins below come from a single Orcinus orca chromosome 6, mOrcOrc1.1, whole genome shotgun sequence genomic window:
- the PPP2R2A gene encoding serine/threonine-protein phosphatase 2A 55 kDa regulatory subunit B alpha isoform isoform X4 → MDLMVEASPRRIFANAHTYHINSISINSDYETYLSADDLRINLWHLEITDRSFNIVDIKPANMEELTEVITAAEFHPNSCNTFVYSSSKGTIRLCDMRASALCDRHSKLFEEPEDPSNRSFFSEIISSISDVKFSHSGRYMMTRDYLSVKIWDLNMENRPVETYQVHEYLRSKLCSLYENDCIFDKFECCWNGSDSVVMTGSYNNFFRMFDRNTKRDITLEASRENNKPRTVLKPRKVCASGKRKKDEISVDSLDFNKKILHTAWHPKENIIAVATTNNLYIFQDKVN, encoded by the exons ATGGATCTAATGGTTGAGGCCAGTCCACGACGAATATTTGCCAATGCTCATACATATCACATCAACTCAATTTCTATTAATAGTGATTACGAAACATATTTATCTGCAGATGATTTGCGGATTAATCTTTGGCACCTGGAAATTACAGACAGGAGTTTTA ATATTGTGGATATCAAGCCTGCCAATATGGAGGAGCTGACAGAGGTGATTACAGCAGCAGAATTCCATCCAAACAGTTGTAACACATTTGTATACAGCAGCAGTAAAGGAACTATTCGGTTATGTGACATGAGGGCATCCGCCCTCTGTGATAGGCATTCTAAAC tgTTTGAAGAACCTGAAGATCCGAGTAACaggtcttttttttctgaaatcatCTCTTCAATTTCTGATGTAAAATTCAGCCATAGTGGTCGATATATGATGACTAGAGACTATTTGTCAGTCAAAATTTGGGACTTAAATATGGAAAACAGGCCTGTGGAAACATACCAG gtgCATGAATACCTCAGAAGTAAACTTTGTTCACTATATGAAAATGACTGCATATTTGACAAATTTGAATGTTGTTGGAATGGATCTGACAG TGTTGTCATGACTGGATCTTACAATAATTTCTTCAGAATGTTTGACCGGAACACAAAGCGAGACATAACCCTAGAAGCATCACGGGAAAACAATAAACCTCGCACAGTTCTGAAGCCACGCAAAGTGTGTGCAAGTGGCAAGcgaaagaaagatgaaataagCGTTGACAGCCTAGACTTCAACAAGAAAATACTTCATACAGCCTGGCACCCCAAGGAAAATATCATTGCTGTAGCTACTACAAACAATCTGTATATATTTCAAGACAAAGTGAATTAG